One window of Leopardus geoffroyi isolate Oge1 chromosome B3, O.geoffroyi_Oge1_pat1.0, whole genome shotgun sequence genomic DNA carries:
- the VRTN gene encoding vertnin — protein sequence MTSREQLVHQVLQELQEAVESEGLEGLVGAALEAKQVLSSFTLPTCREGGSGPQVLEVDSVALSLYPEDAPRNMLPLVCRGEGSLLFEAASVLLWGDAGFSLELRARTVVEMLLHRHYYLQGMIDSKVMLQAVRYSLRSEESPEMTSLPSATLEAIFDADVKATCFPNSFSNVWHLYALASVLRRNIYSIYPMRNLKIRPYFNRVIRPRRCDHVPATLHIMWAGQPLTSHLFRHQYFAPVVGLEEVEAESDPGLPPAPPALAPLPPPAKTLALLNQEPGLSYSHLCERYSVTKSTFYRWRRQSQEHRQKVATRFSAKHFLQDSFHRGGVVPLQQFLQRFPEISRSTYYAWKQELLGSGTCQALAPKEVQVLEELEKLPDEQIAKGLGCSSLAVSSPGMILMQRAKLYLEHCISLNTLVPYRCFKRRFPGISRSTYYNWRRKALRRNPGFKPAPALSTAGAPQPASVPEEALLPWKGEVGEGPGQATAGGPPAPRELLPPKVPLSRWQRRLRRAARKQVLSGHLPFCRFRLRYPSLSPSTFWVWKSLARSWPRSLSKFQMQAPSLGREGMEAEEKQEKEACRDVTAVTAPPVGDPPRVGSSPGEDPGKAQGGPFREGAAAQGRPHGSLPVTEAAVGGRDGQVLVMDMLATTKFKAQAKLFLQKRFQSKSFPSFKEFSALFPLTARSTYYMWKRALYDGLTLVDG from the coding sequence ATGACGTCTCGGGAGCAGCTGGTACACCAGGTGCTTCAGGAGCTGCAGGAGGCCGTGGAGTCCGAGGGCCTGGAGGGTCTCGTGGGTGCTGCTCTGGAGGCCAAGCAAGTCCTGTCGTCCTTCACCCTCCCCACGTGCCGAGAGGGGGGTTCCGGCCCCCAGGTGCTGGAGGTGGACTCCGTGGCGCTGAGCCTGTACCCGGAGGACGCTCCCCGGAACATGCTGCCGCTGGTGTGCAGAGGCGAGGGCAGCCTGCTGTTCGAGGCCGCCAGCGTGCTGCTGTGGGGCGATGCCGGCTTCAGCCTGGAGCTGCGGGCCCGCACGGTGGTGGAGATGCTGCTGCACCGGCATTACTACCTCCAGGGCATGATCGACTCCAAGGTGATGCTGCAAGCCGTGCGCTACTCCCTGCGCTCTGAGGAATCCCCCGAGATGACCAGCCTGCCATCCGCCACGCTGGAGGCCATCTTCGACGCGGATGTCAAGGCCACCTGCTTCCCCAACAGCTTCTCCAACGTGTGGCACTTGTACGCCCTCGCCTCCGTCCTGCGGCGCAACATCTACTCCATCTACCCCATGCGAAACCTCAAGATCCGGCCCTACTTTAACCGCGTCATCCGGCCCCGCCGCTGCGACCACGTGCCCGCCACGCTGCACATCATGTGGGCCGGCCAGCCCCTCACCAGCCACCTCTTCCGCCACCAGTACTTTGCCCCCgtggtggggctggaggaggtggaggccGAAAGTGACCCCGGCCTGCCCCCCGCGCCTCCAGCCCTGGCCCCGCTGCCGCCACCCGCCAAGACCCTGGCGCTGCTCAACCAGGAGCCCGGCCTCAGCTACTCCCACCTCTGTGAGCGCTATAGCGTCACCAAGAGCACCTTCTACCGCTGGCGGCGGCAGTCCCAGGAGCACCGGCAGAAGGTGGCCACGCGCTTCTCCGCCAAGCACTTCCTGCAGGACAGCTTCCACCGCGGGGGCGTCGTGCCGCTGCAGCAGTTCCTCCAGAGGTTCCCCGAGATCTCCCGCTCCACCTATTACGCCTGGAAGCAAGAGCTCCTGGGCTCTGGCACTTGCCAGGCCCTGGCCCCCAAGGAGGTGCAGGTgctggaggagctggagaagCTGCCGGACGAGCAGATCGCCAAGGGGCTGGGATGCTCGTCGCTGGCCGTGTCGAGCCCTGGCATGATCTTAATGCAGCGGGCCAAGTTGTACCTGGAGCACTGCATCTCCCTGAACACGCTGGTACCCTATCGCTGCTTCAAACGCAGGTTCCCCGGCATCTCGCGGTCCACCTACTACAACTGGCGCCGGAAGGCCCTCCGAAGGAACCCCGGCTTCAAGCCGGCGCCGGCCCTCTCCACGGCCGGGGCTCCCCAGCCAGCGTCTGTTCCGGAGGAGGCCCTGCTCCCTTGGAAgggtgaggtgggagaggggccggGCCAAGCGACTGCGGGGGGACCGCCCGCCCCCCGTGAGCTCCTGCCCCCAAAGGTGCCCCTGTCCCGTTGGCAGAGGCGTCTGCGCAGGGCTGCCCGCAAGCAGGTGCTGAGCGGGCACCTCCCTTTCTGTCGCTTCCGCCTCCGCTACCCCAGCCTGTCGCCCTCTACCTTCTGGGTCTGGAAGAGTCTTGCGCGGAGTTGGCCCAGAAGCCTGTCCAAATTCCAGATGCAGGCCCCCAGCTTGGGCAGAGAAGGGATGGAAGCtgaggagaagcaggagaaagaagccTGCAGGGATGTGACCGCTGTGACGGCCCCTCCTGTGGGAGACCCCCCGCGGGTGGGGTCTTCTCCAGGAGAGGATCCGGGGAAAGCCCAGGGAGGGCCTTTCAGAGAGGGGGCCGCGGCCCAGGGCCGGCCCCACGGCAGCCTCCCTGTGACCGAGGCGGCAGTGGGCGGCAGGGACGGCCAAGTGCTGGTGATGGACATGCTCGCCACCACAAAGTTCAAGGCCCAGGCCAAGCTGTTCTTGCAGAAACGCTTCCAGTCTAAGAGTTTCCCCTCCTTCAAGGAGTTCAGCGCCCTCTTTCCCCTCACTGCCCGCTCTACCTACTACATGTGGAAGCGGGCACTCTATGATGGCCTCACGCTGGTTGATGGCTGA